One Candidatus Glassbacteria bacterium DNA segment encodes these proteins:
- a CDS encoding GIY-YIG nuclease family protein, translated as MAFFVYILESQSSSRYYIGHTDELNRRLAEHNDPLYKGSKTTKRFAGPWVIVYSETFDSRSQAVLRERQIKSWKSRSAIHELIESSR; from the coding sequence ATGGCATTTTTCGTATACATCCTCGAATCACAATCAAGCAGCAGGTACTACATTGGGCACACTGATGAGTTAAATCGAAGGTTGGCTGAACACAATGATCCCCTCTACAAAGGGTCCAAGACCACAAAACGTTTCGCCGGACCATGGGTGATCGTATACTCTGAAACTTTTGATTCACGATCTCAAGCTGTTTTACGTGAACGACAAATTAAAAGCTGGAAAAGTCGCTCCGCCATTCATGAACTTATCGAATCCAGCCGGTAG